DNA from Larimichthys crocea isolate SSNF chromosome XIII, L_crocea_2.0, whole genome shotgun sequence:
CTTATTCATAAATCTCAACAAGTcaacaaaaatatgattaaaaacatgttaacgAATAAATCtgagtttgtgtttacagaaacaaaaatttgtcagtgtttcatgGAATGATCTAACAGAAGATAATACATCATCTAGTTTCAAAGTCTTCCAGCtcttctgggaaatgtagtctaACCTACGCACCTTAAACACTCTGatagacataaatataatataatataataaatgttaacATATTCATGCAGAGCTGTTCAGACGACACTAAAGTTATGAGGAAAGACTTctaaaaattcattttatttatatttacataatatatGAAGTGTACCTGTCAGCGTGCCGCCGCCTGGCCTCCAGGTGTTTACACTGCTCCTGCatgctgctcctctcctccctgctcctgctcagctcctcctgcacctcctgcacCACGCCACAATGTACAATACATATCATATAAATCAATACATATACATCAATGCATCTACACATATCAATGTATCGATCTCTTTAATTCTGTGTCTGACCTTCAGGTTTGTTCGCAGTCGTTTCGTCTTTTTCAGACAAATTTCTGCTTCCTTTCTGTGAGActcaacttcctgtttcagctCAGCCAGCTCGTCCTTGGTTCCGTCCAGCTCGTCCTTGGTTCCGTCCAGCTCGTCCTTGGTTCCGTTCAGCTCGTCCAGCTTCCTGTCCAGCTCGTCCTTGGTTCTGTCCAGCTCGTCCTGCTTCCTGTCCAGCTCGTCCTTGGTTCCGTCCAGCTCGTCCTTGGTTCTGTCCAGCACGTCCTGCTTCTTGTGGAGCCGCTGCAGACTCTGGGTGCGTTTGTTTTGAACGtcctctgctgcctgctgctcagTGAGTATCTCATGAAGGACGTGCTGGAGATctggacacagagaggagacactcGGCTCTGACAGCTGCTGATTGGACAACGACTGTCATTTCTGGATCATGTGACAGCCACagctgtgtgcaggtgtgttgttacctgctctgtgtgtgttgagttcACGCTGCACTGAGATCAGTTTCTGCTCGTCCTCCCTCAGATCACACACTGTGGACCTCCTCTTACTCAGCagcacctcctgctgctccaacagctcctgcacacagacagacagctttaGCACTATGGGCTGCTGAAGCACCAATCACCTCCACAGAGGGCAGAAGAACTCCTGCTCACCTCGACTCTGTCCTGCAGTCGTTGCTCCTCCTGTCTGACCTCCTCCAGTCTGTTCACAGCTGTCTGatgctcctccctcctctgaaCCAAcctctgctcctgctgctccacctgCAGGGAGGAGCACTTGGTTATATCTCCAtcaaatcatccatccatccatcctcagGCTGTAGACTGAAGGTGAACTTTACCTGACAGTGGAGAGAGCTGAGACGCTGCTCAGAGTCCTGACAGTCTGACAGCATGAGAGctaatctacacacacacacacacacacacacacatacacacacacacacacacacacacacacacacatacacacacacgtcataaatctgatgatgatgaaaacacacgAGCACGTGATGACAGCAGATTGTTGACCTGTCTGTAGCcgactgtatgtttgtgttcactTGTTGTatctcctgctctctgctcctcagcgtctcctccacctccctcagagtctgctcctcctgctgcctcttcctcctcagctcctccacctcctcctgcagctctctAGAGATCACATGATAAGAGTTAAGAGTCCGTGTGAAGGCtccaacattaaatatgttgggaaTGTTTGAACGATGCATCACTGACGTGGACTCGAGACTGTGTGATGTCACGTGGTGAACTCCGCCCCTAGCATAACGGTATAGAAGTGGGTGTGGCTTctgcacattcagtggacacgcccccacagtcctggagctgagaattcatgtTTACCTGACTCTGACACCTGATTTGGTAACCTTGACGTTATTTttgggtggttaataacactttcttctttagtcaaactttattttgactttacgGAAAGGAGCTTCAAAGCTTCCTTTGTCATCTCCTTTAGCAGAGGAGACACGGAGCATCCttcaggaaaggaaaggaggttcTTTAAACAGTCATTAAGCATCAGTGTGTTTAAACagtgacagctgcagagagcgtgtgaacatgaacatacgtgttgccgtgatgtcactctgatcactgtgtgtgttgtgttgttgcctgtgttctctgcgttcacacacacagtccaagCTGTTTGGAACTGTGCCATCCAGCGTCAGGTGGACCTGTGTACCTCATGTGCTGTGTGGCCTCCAGCAGACAGGTGGCGCCGTCCTGAGCGGAGCGCTGTAACAGGTCGGCCTCCTGCTGAGCTGATCGGGCCTGAGGACGACACAGAGACATaaaggttctggttctggtccaacAACACAGTGTCCATATGCTAACACATactaacatgtgtgtgtgtgtgtgtgtaccttgtcTCTGGTGGTGTGTATGCACCTCTGAGCCTCCAGCAGCAGTCTGTCAGCCTGTCGGAGTTCAGCTCGTCTCTTCAGGAGAGTTTTCTCCACACACTCCACCTCATCACACACCTGCATcacactgctacacacacacacacacacacagttttgaaCGTTGTTCATTACATTcattctaatgtgtgtgtgtgtgtgtgtgtgtgtgtgtgttaccggtGTCGTCTCAGTGTGTGTCGtagtttcttcttttccttcagtttgtcttctttgtgcacacactcacacacacacctgtctacctgctgacccacacacacacacacacacacacacacacacacaatgagatgtatgtaaaatgtacatacaaacatatgttAGCATGATACCGGTGTCAACTAACCTGTGATCTGATTGGCCGGCTGCAGACTGACCTGTGTTCTGATTGGCCGGCTACAAACTGACCTGTGATCTGATTGGCCAGCTACAGACTCACCTGTGATCTGATTGGCCGGCTACAAACTGACCTGTGATCTGATTGGCCAGCTACAGACTGACCTGTGATCTGATTGGCAGGCTGCAGACTGACCTGTGGTCTGATTGGCCGGCTACAAACTGACCTGGGATCTGACTGGCTGGATGCAGACTCACCTGTTATTAGCCGGCTACAAACTAAGTTGTGATCTGATTGGCCGGCTACAGACTGACCTGTAATCTGATTGGCCAGCTACAGACTGACCTGTGGTCTGATTGGCCGGTTGCAGACTCACCTGTTATCTGATTGGCCAGCTACAAACTGACCTGTGATCTGATTGGCCGGCTGCAAACAGACCTGTGGTCTGATTGGCCGGCTGCAAACTGACATGTGGTCTGATTGGTCGGGCCGCAGACTGACctgtgttctgattggctggctgcaGACTGACCTGTGATCTGTGTTCTGGGATGTTACAGTGCAGAGCAGGTGAACCACAGAGCAGCCATGGAGCTCCATCCAGGggagtgggagtgtgtgtgagcccaGCAGGGAGAGCTGCAGCtggggcaggaggaggagagtgtcCTCTGGAGCTGTCTGTCCactctgctgctcctgcaggagaaacacgaGTCACACTCAGTCTGTACCAGTGTCTGTACCAGTGTCTGTacctgtgtctgtacctgtatgtgtctgtacctgtgtctgtaccagtgtctgtacctgtatgtgtctgtacctgtatgtgtctgtacagatgtagcaacttaaaagttcccgtgtttccgtgacggaaccgtgacgggaccgtggctgttccgtcacaggtcctgtcaaggtccttggctggtgcgtgaccgaaatgtaatcccccgcgatgacgtagtcagtgaggccccgactggaaacgcccctaagcagtctgtgtgaaaaccagctNNNNNNNNNNNNNNNNNNNNNNNNNNNNNNtacacacacaggtacacacacagatacagaccaatacaggtacacacacaggtaccGACAtatacaggtacagacacatCAGATACAGACACTGGTACCAGACACATACActgtacagacacatacactCTGTACAGACACATTAAGGTACACACTGGTACAGACAAAATACAGACACGACActacaggtacagacacaggtacagacacaggtacagacacatacaaatacagacACTGGTCAGTACACCACACAGGTACAGACACCCACAGGTACGACAATACGCACACATACAGGTACAGAAAGGTACACACATGGTACACACACGGTACAGGACACAGGTACACCAACTGGTACAGACCACACAGGTAACAGTTACACAGGTACGCActacaggtacagacacaggtacacacactggTACACATACAGGTCAGTACCACAGGGACACCACAAGGTACAGACACTACAATACCAACActggtacagacacacactgtacgACACACACGGTacagacacaggtacacacacatacagtacagacacacacaggtacacacaggtacacacactggtacagacacacactggtaCAGACACTggtacagacacatacaggtacagacacaggtacacacactggtacagacacacacaagtacagacacacactggtaCAGACACTggtacagacacatacaggtacacacactggTACAggacacaggtaaacacacacaaaacaggacaCATACCGGTACAGACACACGTTACAGGCACAGtagtacacacacacggtacagacacaggtacacacacaggtacacacacaggtaccAGGACACTACAGGTACCGACACATACAGGTAAGGCACACATACAATTACAGACACTGGTACAGACAAATTACAGGTACAGACACTGGtttacagacacatacaggtaCAGGACACATACAGGTAACAGaccacaggtacacacacaggtacaggaCACATACAAATCACAGACACTGGTACAGACACATACACTGGTACAGACCAcatacaggtacagacacagtacagacacacatacaggtacCGACACATACAGGTACAGGACAAATACAGGTACAGGACACATACAGGTACAAGACACTGGTCAgacacaggtacagacacatacaggtCAGACCAGGTACAGGACCCTGGTTACAGACACTGGTACCGACTGAGTGTGACTCGTGTTCTCCTGCCGGAGCAGCAGAGTGGACAGACAGCTCCAGAGgacactctcctcctcctgccccaGCTGCAGCTCTTCCCTGCTGGCTCACCACACACTCCCACTCCCCTGGATGGAGCTCCATGGCTGTCTGTGGTTCACCTGCTCTGCACTGTACATCCCAGAAAAGATCACAGGTCAGTCTGCAGCCAGGCCAATCAGGAACAACAGGTCAGTCTGCGGCCCGACCAATCCGACCACAGGCAGTTTGCAGCCGGCCAATCAGACCACAGGTCAGTTTGCAGCCGGCCAATCAGATCACAGGTTCAGTTTTGTAGCTGGCCAATCAGATAACAGGTGAGCTGCAAACCGGCCAATCAGACCACAGGTCAGTCTGTAGTGGACAATCAGATTACAGGTCAGTCTTAGCCGGCCAATCAGATCACAACTTAGTTTGTAGCGGCTAATAACAGTGTGAGTCTGCTCCAGCCAGTCAATCCCAGGTCAGTTTGTAGCCGGCCAATCAGACCACAGGTTCAGTCTGCAGCCTGCCACATAGACCACAGGTCAGTCTGTAGCTGGCCAATCAGATCACAGTCAGTTTGTAGCCGTGCCATCAGAACACAGGTCAGTCTGCAGCCGGCCAATCAGATCACGGTTAGTTGACACCGGTACATGCTACACAGTTTGTAtgtacattttacatacatctcttgtgtgtgtgtgtgtgtgtgtgtcagcaggtagaaggggtgtgtgtgtgagtgtgtgcacaagaaagacaaactgaagaaaagaagaaactacGACACACACTAGACGATCAcggtaccacacacacacacacacacacattagaatgaaatgtaatgaacaacgttcaaactgtgtgtgtgtgtgtgtgtgtagcagtgtgATGCAGGTGTGTGATGATGGGTGGATGTGTGTTGGAGAAAAATTTAGAGTTTTGAACGCGACGAGCTGAACTCCGACAGGCTGACAGGGATTGTCTGTGGGAGGCTCAGAGCTGTCTAACACACACCagcaaggtacacacacacacacacacatgttagtATGTGTTAGCACTATGGACACTGTTTGTTGGACCAGACCCAGACCTTTATGTCTCTGTGTCGTCCTCAGGCCCGATCAGCTCAGCAGGCGGCCGACCTGTTACAGCGCTCCGCTCAGGACGGCGCCACTGTCTGCTGGAGGCCACACAGCACATGAGGTTACAGGTCCACCTGACGCTGGATGGCACGTTCCAAACAGcttggactgtgtgtgtgaacgcaggAGAACcaggcaacaacacaacacacacagttgatCGAGTGACATCACGGCAACACGTTGTTTCCTGTCCACACGCTCTCTGCCAGCTGTCACTGTTTAAACACTACTGATGCTAATGACTGTTTAAAgaacctcctttcctttcctgaaGGATGCTCCGGTCTCCTCTGCTTAAAGGAGATGACAAAGGAAGCACTGAGGCTCCTTTCcgtaaagtcaaaataaagtttgactaaagaagaagaaagtgtatAACACCCAAAAATACGTCAAGGTTACCAAAATCAGgtcctgtgtgtgtacctgtgtctgtacctgtatgtgtgcgtacctgtgtctgtacctgtgtgtgtctgtaccagtgtgtgtacctgtgtctgtacctgtatgtgtctgtaccagtgtgtgtacctgtgtctgtacctgtatgTGTCTATACCAGTGTCTGtaccagtgtgtgtctgtacctgtatgtgtctgtaccAGTATGTGTCTGTAccagtgtgtgtacctgtgtctgtacctgtatgtgtctgtaccagtgtgtgtacctgtgtctgtACCAGTGTCTGtaccagtgtgtgtctgtaccagtgtgtgtacctgtgtgtgtgtgtaccagtgtgtgtacctgtgtctgtacctgtatgtgtctgtacctgtatgtgtctatacctgtgtgtgtacctgtgtctgtacctgtatgtgtctgtaccagtgtgtgtacctgtgtctgtACCAGTGTGTGTACCatgtgtctgtacctgtgtctgtaccagtgtgtgtacctgtgtctgtgatgtgatgtaCCCTCTCAGGTGAGCTCAGGTACTGCAGGCCCAAACCAGAGTCCAGCGTCGGACTGTTAGCCTGGCAGAGAGACAGTTTTAGTTCCCAtgatgccacacacacagacagcgtAAAGGTCCATTCATGTCCGTGTGGTTCTGATCCAGTGACAGGAGGACAGaacatcagtcagtcagatctcaggtcagatagtggagcacagagttagCTAACTACCAGCAGAGCTGCAATCAGCCGCACCTGAAAACAATCCAGGTTAAAACGTTTCATAGGTCCACACCTGTGTAATCAGTCAGCTAACATGAAGTTCCTATAATCctcttcacattaaaagcaccTCATTTATTCACGAAAGGGatacttttattgtgaaggaacATCAACAGGAAATAGTGTCATTACAGTAAAAGGACGTCAGGGTGGGGCAGAGGCGTGGAAGAAAATTTGATTTGCtgtgtgtacctgctgtgtgtgtgtgtgtacctgctgtgtgtgtgtgtgtgtgtgtgtatctgctgtgtgtgtgtgtacctgctgtgtgtgtgtgtacatgctgcgtgtgtgtgtgtgtacctgctgcgtgtgtgtgctgcgtgtgtgtacctgctgtgtgtgtgtgtgtgtgtacctgctgtgtgtgtgtgtatctgctgtgtgtgtgtttgtatctgctgtgtgtgtgtgtacatgctgtgtgtgtgtgtacctgctgcgtgtgtgtgctgcgtgtgtgtgctgcgtgtgtgtgttcctgctgaatgtgtgtgtgtacctgccgcgtgtgtgtgtacctggcgtgtgtgtgtgtgtacctgctgtgtgtgtgtgtgtgtgtacctgctgcgtgtgtgtgtacctgatgtgtgtgtgtgtgtgtgtgtacctgctgcgtgtgtgtgtgttcctgctgtgtgtgtgtgtgtgtgttcctgctctgtgtgtgtgtgtacctgctgtgtgtgtgtgtgtgtacctgctgtgtgtatgtgtacctgctgtgtgtatgtgtgtgtgtgtacctgctgtgtgtgtgtacctgctgtgtgtgtgtgtatgtgtacctgctgtgtgtgtgtgtgtgtgtgtacctgctgtgtgtgtgtgtgtgtgtacctgctgtgtgtgtgtgtacctgctgtgtgtatgtgtgtgtgtgtacctgctgtgtgtgtacctgctgtgtgtgtgtgtgtacctgctgtgtgtgcgcatgcagcAGTGTCACCGTGTGGTTCAGAGCTCTCAGCTGTTCTGCGGTCAGCTGGTCCGACTCACACATGGACCTGCTGAGCTGCCGTAGTTTCCTGTTGAGGCGGTCCAGGCCCGTCTGGTGACCGGCACTCTGTGAACGCAGCTGGATCACATGACAGAGAGTCagtcccagcatgcactgctgCTGACCaccctcacatacacactgaacTGACGGcaggtctggttctggttctggtatCACCTGTTGGAGCAGAGTGTCTCTGTCCTGCTGGACGTCCTGAAGCTGCACACGGCACTGCTGAAGCTCCGCCTCCTGTGCGACAAACACCAATTAGAACACAGGTGAGGCGTTCAGGTTCTGAACAGCTCGGCAGGATGAGGTTCTGGTCAAGGTTCTGGTACCGATACTCACCAGTTTGTGTTGaatgtgtctgtttctgctctcaGACTTCTGCAGGCGGACTCTCAGCTTCTCCAGTTCCTCCCTCAGCCTCCAGTCTATGTCCTGGTTCTGATCCTGGTTCTGACCCTGGTTCTGATCCTGAGCTACCTGAGCTTCCAGCTGGGCTATGTGGTTCTGATGGTGGTGTAGCTGGGCCTGCAGTCTGGTGATCTGCTCCTGGCTGTGGTTCTGGTCTTGTtggagctgctctctgctggttctggttctctGGACCGCCTTGTACAGCCGCTCCACACTCCGGGACCAAACGTCCTCAGGACTGAGAGGACTGCAGGGGGAGACGGCGGACACAGTGTTAGGTTAACTAACGACTATTATAACATCATCTCATTTCAAAAACTTTCAAGGCCTTGTTCTTTTCCCCTTAAAATTCACAAACCTTCCAGAATTTCAAGGACCCAATGGAATCACGACGTTGGTCGTCTTAGTTCGTGAGCACACAAAGTTTCTGTGTTCTCAGtgtactgtccctttaagagCTTAGCATGCGAGAGGTAGCGGGATCGATGCCCGCATTCTCCACAACACTTTAACCTGACGAGTGTGTTCAGAGTTCAGACTGAATCATCTGAGACAGAACCAAACAAAGTCCAACAGAACCGCCacaggtcacttcctgttagcttgttagcttcGTCCTGATCCCTGAACTGTTCGTCCTCTTTCAGCAGCACGCACCGCATGTTTGACACCAGACCACACAAAGGGTTAAAAGTGTTGTGGAGAATGCGGGCATCGATCCCGCTACCTCTCGCATGCTAAGCGAGCGCTCTACCATTTGAGCTAATTCCCCTGGctcttaaagggacagtacaCTGAGAACAGGTGTCAGAGTCcgtcactgtgtctgtctgcagggtcACCTGACACCACGGGGACATGAATCCACCCTCTGACGGGGACGGAGCTGATGACTCGCAGGGCATTTAGCTCAAATGGTAGTGTGTATGCTTAGCATGTGAGAGGTAGTGGGGTCGATGCCCACGTTCTCCACAACACTTTTGACCTTCAGTGACTGAGCTCATCGTTGTCTCCTGATGTGACGAGATTCTACGTTCTTCATCGTGGACCGTGTGTCTCCTCCATGTTGTCATGTGACTTTAAAAGTTCTGCCCCGTGTGAGGCTCGAACTCACGACCTTCAGATTATGAGACTGACGCGCTGCCTACTGCGCCAACGAGGCCTGAACACATGGACGCTGGGACTGACAGGAGCTGTCAGAGGTCACTGCTCGTCCATCAGCTGTAAAGACGTTACATGAACCTTCACTTCCCACTGAACACACCTGGGCCAAGTGTTCTTgaaggttcctcactgagtgtTAACGTGTCCGTCATGACCAGCTGTGGAGCTCCTTCATTATCTGCTTCAGTTCCTTCCAGCAGTGACAGACAAACTCGTGCCCCGTTCAGTCCTTCACGTCAGGACGTCGTTTTCATGCCCTGAAGTTCTGTTATCTGTAAACAATGACTTCactctgctgtttgtcagaTTACAGTTCAAACATTCATCACAACGGGCTGTGTCCACATAAAGAAGCGACGAggatgggattcgaacccacgcgtgcagagcacaatggat
Protein-coding regions in this window:
- the cntrl gene encoding centriolin; translated protein: MTSAKAGCQLDPEESRTPEETHRQAHVTPSSCRQLLFRMSELEDRLGDMLSRIAMETQEIKELEQQLTDSQILVNECLQSDLEGIIRGLQENLRGLRDPLSPEDVWSRSVERLYKAVQRTRTSREQLQQDQNHSQEQITRLQAQLHHHQNHIAQLEAQVAQDQNQGQNQDQNQDIDWRLREELEKLRVRLQKSESRNRHIQHKLEAELQQCRVQLQDVQQDRDTLLQQLRSQSAGHQTGLDRLNRKLRQLSRSMCESDQLTAEQLRALNHTVTLLHAHTQQANSPTLDSGLGLQYLSSPERVHHITDTGAAEWTDSSRGHSPPPAPAAALPAGLTHTPTPLDGAPWLLCGSPALHCNIPEHRSQVDRCVCECVHKEDKLKEKKKLRHTLRRHRSVMQVCDEVECVEKTLLKRRAELRQADRLLLEAQRCIHTTRDKARSAQQEADLLQRSAQDGATCLLEATQHMRELQEEVEELRRKRQQEEQTLREVEETLRSREQEIQQVNTNIQSATDRSTICCHHVLVCFHHHQIYDVCVYVCVCVCVCVCVCVCVCVCVCRLALMLSDCQDSEQRLSSLHCQVEQQEQRLVQRREEHQTAVNRLEEVRQEEQRLQDRVEELLEQQEVLLSKRRSTVCDLREDEQKLISVQRELNTHRADLQHVLHEILTEQQAAEDVQNKRTQSLQRLHKKQDVLDRTKDELDGTKDELDRKQDELDRTKDELDRKLDELNGTKDELDGTKDELDGTKDELAELKQEVESHRKEAEICLKKTKRLRTNLKEVQEELSRSREERSSMQEQCKHLEARRRHADRCLSAVEAELVKVREEHSHAQLLKQEVVRDTAASQEQLKELSEHVEEKKKHLQTVEQELSVSSQQQQQRREQLTEIDRLIQHRQAVCAGLGDVKAALCQVEDRGRRLSEQELQLNQLKKELCRREKQLIHEEEGLIQRREGLQQKEEGPVQTEEELHNKQELHVKDDEEEESFYLSTGLRSASTQEERWEVALQRERLRQQEDRLKARLRCSLWTQQETLMERRLEAEDSLLGLKHQVDQLDSLLTHTHTVTGNSPVNMFL